One Streptomyces hundungensis DNA segment encodes these proteins:
- a CDS encoding sodium-translocating pyrophosphatase, with product MAGLFNPTELDHPTSLAAAVLTDGNRLIVIVIAAVALAALIVAQLLVRQVLAAGEGTDSMKKIAAAVQEGANAYLTRQLRTLGVFAVVVFFLLFLLPSDNWSQRVGRSVFFLIGAVFSATTGYIGMRLAVRANVRVAAAAREATPAEGEPEKDLTTVSHKAMKIAFRTGGVVGMFTVGLGLLGASVVVLVYAADAPKVLEGFGLGAALIAMFMRVGGGIFTKAADVGADLVGKVEQGIPEDDPRNAATIADNVGDNVGDCAGMAADLFESYAVTLVAALILGKAAFGDSGLAFPLIVPAIGVVTAMIGIFAVAPRRADRSGMSAINRGFFISAVISLAMVAVAVFVYLPSTYAQLNGVTDDVIKGHDGNPRILALVAVAIGIVLAALIQQLTGYFTETTRRPVKDIGRSSLTGPATVVLAGISIGLESAVYTALLIGLGVYGAFLLGGTSVMLALFAVALAGTGLLTTVGVIVAMDTFGPVSDNAQGIAEMSGDVTGAGAQVLTDLDAVGNTTKAITKGIAIATAVLAASALYGSFKDAIGTAVNDVHAKAGELTLSMDISQPNNLVGLMLGAAVVFLFSGLAINAVSRSAGAVVFEVRRQFREHPGIMDYTEQPEYGRVVDICTKDALRELATPGLLAVLAPIAVGFTLGVGALGSYLAGAIGTGTLMAVFLANSGGAWDNAKKLVEDGHFGGKGSDAHAATVIGDTVGDPFKDTAGPAINPLLKVMNLVALLIAPAIVKFSYGDDANPAVRGIVAALAILVIIGAVYVSKRRSVAVGDDGTSERVAKPADPAVVS from the coding sequence ATGGCGGGGCTCTTCAACCCAACGGAACTCGACCACCCCACATCCCTGGCTGCCGCGGTCCTGACCGACGGCAACCGGCTGATCGTGATCGTCATCGCGGCTGTCGCGCTGGCGGCCCTGATCGTCGCGCAATTGCTGGTGCGCCAGGTCCTCGCCGCGGGCGAGGGCACCGATTCGATGAAGAAGATCGCGGCGGCCGTACAGGAAGGCGCCAATGCCTATCTGACCCGGCAGCTGCGCACCCTCGGCGTCTTTGCCGTCGTGGTGTTCTTCCTGCTGTTCCTGCTGCCGTCCGACAACTGGTCGCAGCGCGTAGGCCGTTCCGTGTTCTTCCTGATCGGCGCCGTCTTCTCGGCGACGACGGGATACATCGGGATGCGTCTCGCCGTACGCGCGAATGTGCGTGTCGCGGCAGCCGCCCGAGAGGCGACTCCCGCCGAGGGCGAACCCGAAAAAGATCTCACCACGGTCTCCCACAAGGCGATGAAGATCGCTTTCCGCACGGGTGGCGTCGTCGGCATGTTCACGGTGGGCCTCGGCCTGCTCGGTGCCTCCGTCGTTGTGCTCGTGTACGCGGCCGACGCGCCCAAGGTCCTGGAGGGCTTCGGGCTCGGGGCCGCGCTGATCGCGATGTTCATGCGAGTCGGCGGCGGCATCTTCACCAAGGCCGCCGACGTCGGCGCCGACCTGGTCGGCAAGGTCGAGCAGGGCATCCCCGAGGACGACCCGCGCAACGCCGCCACCATCGCGGACAACGTGGGCGACAACGTCGGCGACTGCGCCGGCATGGCAGCCGACCTGTTCGAGTCCTACGCCGTGACCCTGGTCGCGGCGCTGATCCTCGGCAAGGCGGCGTTCGGCGACTCGGGCCTCGCCTTCCCGCTGATCGTCCCGGCGATCGGCGTGGTCACCGCGATGATCGGTATCTTCGCGGTCGCCCCGCGGCGCGCCGACCGCAGCGGAATGTCGGCCATCAACCGCGGCTTCTTCATCTCGGCGGTGATCTCGCTGGCCATGGTGGCCGTCGCGGTCTTCGTCTACCTGCCGTCCACGTACGCCCAGTTGAACGGCGTCACGGACGACGTGATCAAGGGGCATGACGGCAACCCGCGGATCCTCGCCCTGGTCGCCGTCGCCATCGGCATCGTCCTGGCGGCGCTGATCCAGCAGTTGACGGGGTACTTCACCGAGACGACCCGGCGCCCCGTCAAGGACATCGGCAGGTCCTCGCTCACGGGGCCCGCCACCGTCGTCCTGGCCGGCATCTCCATCGGTCTCGAATCGGCCGTCTACACCGCCCTGTTGATCGGTCTCGGCGTGTACGGGGCCTTCCTGCTCGGCGGCACCTCGGTCATGCTCGCGCTGTTCGCGGTGGCCCTGGCCGGTACCGGCCTGCTGACCACCGTGGGCGTGATCGTAGCCATGGACACGTTCGGCCCGGTCTCCGACAACGCCCAGGGCATCGCGGAGATGTCCGGCGACGTCACGGGAGCGGGCGCCCAGGTGCTCACCGACCTGGACGCCGTGGGCAACACCACCAAGGCCATCACCAAGGGCATCGCCATCGCCACGGCCGTCCTCGCGGCCTCGGCGCTCTACGGCTCCTTCAAGGACGCCATCGGGACGGCCGTCAACGACGTCCACGCCAAGGCCGGGGAACTGACCTTGAGCATGGACATCTCACAGCCCAACAACCTGGTCGGGCTGATGCTGGGCGCGGCGGTCGTGTTCCTCTTCTCGGGGCTCGCGATCAACGCCGTGTCCCGCTCCGCCGGGGCCGTGGTCTTCGAGGTGCGGCGGCAGTTCCGCGAGCACCCCGGGATCATGGACTACACCGAGCAGCCGGAATACGGACGAGTCGTCGACATCTGTACGAAGGACGCGTTGCGCGAACTGGCCACCCCCGGCCTGCTCGCGGTGCTCGCCCCCATCGCGGTCGGCTTCACGCTCGGCGTCGGCGCGCTCGGCTCCTACCTGGCGGGTGCGATCGGCACCGGCACTCTGATGGCGGTGTTCCTCGCCAACTCGGGCGGCGCTTGGGACAACGCCAAGAAGTTGGTCGAGGACGGCCACTTCGGCGGCAAGGGCAGCGACGCCCACGCCGCCACCGTCATCGGCGACACCGTCGGCGATCCCTTCAAGGACACGGCGGGCCCCGCGATCAACCCGCTGCTCAAGGTGATGAACCTGGTGGCCCTCCTGATCGCGCCGGCCATCGTCAAGTTCAGCTACGGCGACGACGCGAACCCCGCCGTCCGCGGGATCGTGGCGGCGCTCGCCATCCTGGTCATCATCGGCGCGGTGTACGTGTCGAAGCGGCGCAGCGTGGCCGTGGGTGACGACGGCACCAGCGAGCGGGTGGCGAAGCCGGCGGACCCGGCGGTGGTTTCGTAA
- a CDS encoding STAS domain-containing protein: MDLSLSTRNVSGPGGDRTVVEVGGEIDVYTAPKLREQLVELVNDGSYHLVVDMEGVDFLDSTGLGVLVGGLKRVRAHEGSLRLVCNQERILKIFRITGLTKVFPIHGSVDEAVNATD; encoded by the coding sequence GTGGACCTGTCCCTGTCGACTCGCAATGTGTCCGGCCCTGGTGGCGACCGTACGGTCGTCGAGGTCGGTGGCGAGATTGATGTGTATACCGCGCCCAAGCTGCGCGAGCAGTTGGTCGAGTTGGTGAACGACGGCAGCTACCACCTGGTTGTCGACATGGAGGGCGTGGACTTCCTCGACTCCACCGGCCTGGGTGTGCTCGTCGGCGGGCTCAAGCGTGTGCGTGCGCACGAGGGCTCGTTGCGCCTGGTCTGCAACCAGGAGCGCATTTTGAAGATCTTCCGGATCACGGGGCTCACCAAGGTGTTCCCGATCCACGGCTCGGTCGACGAGGCCGTCAACGCGACCGACTGA
- the topA gene encoding type I DNA topoisomerase produces the protein MSPTSETAKGGRRLVIVESPAKAKTIKGYLGPGYVVEASVGHIRDLPNGAAEVPEKYTGEVRRLGVDVEHDFQPIYVVNADKKAQVRKLKELLAESDELFLATDEDREGEAIAWHLQEVLKPKVPVHRMVFHEITKDAIRDAVANPRELNQRMVDAQETRRILDRLYGYEVSPVLWKKVMPRLSAGRVQSVATRLVVERERERIAFRSAEYWDLTGTFSTGRTGDASDPSTLVARLNTVDGRRVAQGRDFGPDGQLKSDVLHLDEANARSLAAALADSSFAVRSVESKPYRRSPYAPFRTTTLQQEASRKLGFGAKATMQVAQKLYENGFITYMRTDSTTLSDTAISAARAQVTQLYGANYLPDKPRTYAGKVKNAQEAHEAIRPSGDRFRTPAETGLTGDQFRLYELIWKRTVASQMKDAVGNSVTVKIAGRASDGRQAEFTASGKTITFHGFMKAYVEGADDPNAELDDRERRLPLVAEGDALSSEEISVDGHATKPPARYTEASLVKELEEREIGRPSTYASIIGTILDRGYVFKKGTALVPSFLSFAVVNLLEKHFGRLVDYDFTAKMEDDLDRIARGEAQSVPWLKRFYFGEGDAATAGAASAAGNGDGDHLGGLKELVTDLGAIDAREISSFPVGEGIVLRVGRYGPYVERGEKDSEGHQRADVQDDLAPDELTVEYAEELLAKPSGDFELGADPVSGNQIVAKDGRYGPYVTEILPEGTPKTGKNAVKPRTASLFKSMALDTVTLDDALKLMSLPRVVGVDAEGVEITAQNGRYGPYLKKGTDSRSLETEDQLFSITLDEALAIYAQPKQRGRAAAKPPLKELGVDPVSEKPVVVKDGRFGPYVTDGETNATLRTGDSVEEITPERGFELLAEKRAKGPAKKTAKKAPAKKAAAKKAPAKKTAAKKTTAAKTTAAKKAPAKKTAAKKATAAE, from the coding sequence TTGTCCCCGACCAGCGAGACCGCAAAGGGCGGCCGCCGACTCGTCATCGTCGAGTCTCCTGCCAAGGCGAAGACGATCAAGGGCTACCTCGGCCCCGGTTATGTCGTCGAGGCGAGCGTCGGGCACATCCGCGACCTGCCGAACGGCGCCGCCGAGGTGCCCGAGAAGTACACCGGCGAGGTGCGCCGGCTCGGCGTGGACGTCGAACATGACTTCCAGCCGATCTACGTCGTCAACGCCGACAAGAAGGCCCAGGTCAGGAAGCTCAAGGAGCTTCTGGCCGAGTCCGACGAACTCTTCCTCGCCACCGATGAGGACCGCGAGGGCGAAGCCATCGCGTGGCACTTGCAGGAAGTTCTGAAGCCCAAGGTCCCGGTCCACCGGATGGTCTTCCACGAGATCACCAAGGACGCCATCCGGGACGCCGTCGCCAACCCGCGCGAGCTCAACCAGCGCATGGTCGACGCCCAGGAGACCCGGCGCATCCTCGACCGCCTCTACGGCTACGAGGTCTCGCCGGTCCTGTGGAAGAAGGTCATGCCGCGGCTGTCCGCCGGGCGCGTCCAGTCCGTGGCCACCCGTCTCGTCGTGGAGCGGGAACGCGAGCGCATCGCTTTTCGTTCTGCTGAGTACTGGGACCTGACCGGCACGTTCTCCACCGGTCGGACGGGCGACGCCTCCGACCCGTCCACCCTGGTGGCCCGGCTGAACACGGTCGACGGCCGGCGCGTCGCGCAGGGCCGTGACTTCGGCCCCGACGGACAACTCAAGAGTGACGTCCTGCACCTGGACGAGGCGAACGCGCGGTCCCTGGCCGCCGCCCTCGCCGACTCCTCCTTCGCGGTGCGCTCGGTGGAGTCCAAGCCCTACCGCCGCTCGCCGTACGCCCCGTTCCGTACGACCACGCTTCAGCAGGAGGCCTCGCGCAAGCTGGGCTTCGGCGCCAAGGCGACCATGCAGGTCGCCCAGAAGCTGTACGAGAACGGCTTCATCACCTATATGCGTACGGACTCCACGACGCTGTCCGACACGGCCATCTCGGCCGCCCGGGCGCAGGTGACGCAGTTGTACGGCGCCAACTATCTGCCGGACAAGCCCCGCACCTACGCGGGGAAGGTCAAGAACGCGCAGGAGGCGCACGAGGCGATCCGCCCTTCGGGTGATCGTTTCCGCACCCCCGCCGAGACCGGCCTCACCGGCGACCAGTTCCGGCTCTACGAACTGATCTGGAAGCGGACCGTCGCTTCCCAGATGAAGGACGCGGTCGGCAACTCGGTGACCGTGAAGATCGCGGGCCGGGCGAGCGACGGCCGGCAGGCCGAGTTCACCGCCTCCGGCAAGACGATCACCTTCCACGGCTTCATGAAGGCCTATGTGGAAGGCGCCGACGACCCGAACGCCGAGCTCGACGACCGCGAGCGCCGCCTGCCGCTGGTGGCCGAGGGCGACGCACTGTCGTCCGAGGAGATCTCGGTGGACGGCCACGCGACCAAGCCGCCGGCCCGCTACACCGAGGCCTCGCTGGTCAAGGAGCTGGAAGAGCGCGAGATCGGGCGTCCCTCGACGTACGCCTCGATCATCGGCACGATCCTGGACCGCGGGTATGTGTTCAAGAAGGGCACGGCGCTCGTCCCGTCGTTCCTGAGCTTCGCCGTGGTCAACCTCCTGGAGAAGCACTTCGGCCGGCTCGTCGACTACGACTTCACCGCCAAGATGGAGGACGACCTCGACCGCATCGCACGCGGCGAGGCCCAGTCGGTGCCGTGGCTGAAGCGTTTCTACTTCGGCGAGGGCGACGCGGCGACGGCCGGTGCCGCCTCGGCCGCGGGCAACGGCGACGGGGACCACCTGGGCGGGCTCAAGGAGCTCGTCACCGACCTCGGCGCGATCGACGCCCGCGAGATCTCCTCGTTCCCCGTGGGCGAGGGAATCGTGCTCCGCGTCGGCCGCTACGGCCCGTACGTCGAGCGCGGCGAGAAGGACTCCGAGGGCCACCAGCGCGCGGACGTGCAGGACGACCTGGCGCCCGACGAGCTGACCGTCGAGTACGCGGAGGAACTGCTCGCCAAGCCGAGCGGCGACTTCGAGCTGGGCGCGGACCCGGTGAGCGGCAACCAGATCGTCGCCAAGGACGGCCGCTACGGCCCGTACGTCACCGAGATCCTGCCCGAGGGCACCCCGAAGACCGGCAAGAACGCGGTCAAGCCGCGGACCGCCTCGCTCTTCAAGTCGATGGCCCTGGACACCGTCACCCTGGACGACGCCCTCAAGCTGATGTCGCTGCCCCGCGTGGTCGGCGTCGACGCCGAGGGTGTCGAGATCACCGCGCAGAACGGCCGCTACGGGCCGTATCTGAAGAAGGGCACCGACTCGCGCTCCCTGGAGACCGAGGACCAGCTCTTCTCCATCACGCTCGACGAGGCGCTGGCGATCTACGCCCAGCCCAAGCAGCGTGGCCGCGCCGCCGCCAAGCCCCCGCTCAAGGAGCTCGGCGTCGACCCGGTCAGCGAGAAGCCGGTCGTGGTGAAGGACGGCCGCTTCGGCCCGTACGTCACCGACGGCGAGACCAACGCGACGCTCAGGACCGGCGACAGCGTCGAGGAGATCACCCCGGAGCGGGGCTTCGAGCTGCTCGCCGAGAAGCGCGCCAAGGGGCCCGCCAAGAAGACGGCGAAGAAGGCCCCGGCCAAGAAGGCCGCCGCGAAGAAGGCACCTGCCAAGAAGACGGCGGCGAAGAAGACGACGGCGGCCAAGACGACCGCCGCGAAGAAGGCTCCCGCGAAGAAGACCGCGGCCAAGAAGGCCACGGCCGCGGAGTAG
- a CDS encoding ATP-binding protein: MATVELRFSAQPEHVRTARLVAAAVARRAGVDEAVLDEVRLAVGEACSRAVGLHRSHGVDAPVLVVLTEEEKLFSIEVGDEVPGSGGGAAAVPGVRGSAPEGDLDDGAEDEMGLAVISGLVDDVEVTSGESGGVIRMSWPTTPVTTLP, translated from the coding sequence ATGGCCACCGTTGAACTCCGTTTCAGTGCCCAGCCCGAACACGTCAGGACGGCCCGTCTCGTGGCGGCCGCCGTGGCGCGCCGGGCCGGGGTCGACGAGGCAGTGCTCGACGAGGTCAGACTCGCCGTCGGTGAGGCGTGCAGCCGTGCTGTCGGGCTGCACCGTTCGCACGGCGTCGATGCCCCCGTCCTTGTCGTCCTGACCGAGGAGGAGAAGTTGTTCTCCATCGAGGTCGGCGACGAGGTGCCGGGGTCGGGTGGTGGCGCCGCCGCGGTGCCGGGCGTGCGCGGTTCGGCGCCCGAGGGCGATCTCGACGACGGCGCGGAGGACGAAATGGGCCTCGCCGTCATCAGCGGGCTCGTGGACGATGTGGAGGTCACCTCCGGCGAGTCCGGTGGTGTCATTCGGATGAGCTGGCCCACCACACCGGTCACGACGCTTCCCTGA
- a CDS encoding small secreted protein — translation MNKKLAAALSGGAVLTLMLSGCSDDSSKKVDDWAKTFCNTAQPQFKKITDANAAIQAQTRDDSKPADVQKTDSAAFQQISDAYKALGAAVDKAGAPPVKDGATTQQEAVKELNASSVSYANLKKKVDALNAGDQAAFAKGLEDIATELGKISSTGDASLKKLESGDVGKAMQKQPGCQKQTPSSPAPSGSGAGAPADKSASPSGSASPSASQSAKSS, via the coding sequence GTGAACAAGAAGCTTGCAGCCGCACTGTCCGGCGGTGCGGTACTGACCCTGATGTTGTCGGGCTGTAGCGATGACTCCAGCAAGAAGGTCGACGACTGGGCGAAGACCTTCTGCAACACGGCCCAGCCGCAGTTCAAGAAGATCACCGACGCCAACGCCGCGATCCAGGCGCAGACGCGCGACGACAGCAAGCCGGCCGATGTGCAGAAGACGGACTCGGCCGCCTTCCAGCAGATCTCGGACGCCTACAAGGCGCTGGGCGCAGCCGTCGACAAGGCCGGGGCTCCGCCGGTCAAGGACGGCGCCACCACCCAGCAGGAGGCCGTCAAGGAACTGAACGCCTCCTCCGTGTCGTACGCGAACCTCAAGAAGAAGGTGGACGCGCTCAACGCCGGGGACCAGGCGGCGTTCGCCAAGGGCCTGGAGGACATCGCGACCGAGCTCGGCAAGATCAGCTCGACGGGTGACGCGTCCCTGAAGAAGCTGGAGTCCGGCGACGTCGGCAAGGCCATGCAGAAGCAGCCCGGCTGCCAGAAGCAGACGCCGTCCTCCCCCGCGCCGTCGGGCTCGGGCGCGGGCGCACCGGCCGACAAGTCGGCCTCGCCTTCCGGCTCCGCGTCGCCCTCGGCCTCGCAGAGCGCCAAGTCGTCGTAA
- a CDS encoding DUF7059 domain-containing protein — MSTTSLPAPGHAARLRDALLAAAFTADGLLDLLGAPAYAALARSETVPALRATRGRTPLDTLVRLFLLQQPVGYESARAALPLDEALADGWVVRAGDEVRATVDVRPYGGPEGQDWFIVSDLGCAVGGAGGASGRDEAMVLGVGGASTTLAGLTVRVPAGSALDLGTGSGIQALHAAQHATRVTATDLNPRALDFTRLTLALSGAPEAELRTGSLYEPVGEDTYDLIVSNPPFVISPGARLTYRDGGMGGDDLCRTLVQGAGERLNPGGYAQFLANWQHVEGEEWQDRLRSWIPRGCDAWIVQREVQDITQYAELWLRDAGDHHSDPARYAERYEAWLDEFEARKTKAVGFGWITLRRTDSDRPSIVAEEWPHPVEQPLGDTVRAHFERQDYLREHDDAALLADRFRLADEVVQEQVGLPGADDPEHVVLRQNRGMRRATKVDTVGAGFAGVCDGELSAGRILDAIAQLIDEDPVLLRDRTPESIRLLVDQGFLEPVAE; from the coding sequence GTGAGTACGACCAGTCTTCCCGCGCCCGGTCACGCAGCCCGCCTGCGCGACGCCCTGCTCGCCGCCGCCTTCACCGCCGACGGCCTGCTCGACCTGCTCGGCGCCCCTGCGTATGCGGCGCTGGCCCGCAGCGAGACCGTCCCCGCCCTGCGCGCCACCCGGGGTCGGACCCCGCTCGACACTCTGGTGCGGCTCTTCCTGCTCCAGCAGCCCGTCGGGTACGAGAGCGCCCGGGCGGCCCTGCCGCTCGACGAGGCCCTCGCGGACGGCTGGGTGGTCCGCGCGGGCGACGAGGTGCGGGCCACGGTCGACGTGCGGCCCTACGGCGGCCCCGAAGGGCAGGACTGGTTCATCGTCTCCGACCTGGGGTGCGCGGTCGGCGGCGCGGGCGGCGCAAGCGGGCGCGACGAGGCGATGGTGCTCGGCGTCGGCGGCGCCTCCACGACGCTGGCCGGCCTCACGGTCCGCGTGCCCGCGGGCTCGGCCCTCGACCTCGGCACCGGCTCCGGCATCCAGGCGCTGCACGCCGCACAGCACGCCACCCGGGTCACCGCCACCGACCTGAACCCGCGCGCCCTCGACTTCACCCGGCTCACCCTCGCGCTGTCGGGCGCGCCGGAGGCCGAGCTGCGGACGGGCTCGCTGTACGAGCCGGTCGGCGAGGACACCTACGACCTCATCGTCTCCAACCCGCCGTTCGTGATCTCGCCCGGAGCGCGGCTGACCTACCGCGACGGCGGTATGGGCGGGGACGATCTGTGCCGCACGCTCGTTCAAGGGGCGGGGGAGCGGCTCAACCCCGGCGGATACGCCCAGTTCCTGGCCAACTGGCAGCACGTCGAGGGCGAGGAGTGGCAGGACCGGCTGCGCTCCTGGATCCCGCGCGGCTGCGACGCCTGGATCGTGCAGCGCGAGGTCCAGGACATCACCCAGTACGCCGAGTTGTGGCTGCGCGACGCCGGGGACCACCACAGCGACCCGGCGCGCTACGCGGAGCGCTACGAGGCCTGGCTGGACGAGTTCGAGGCGCGCAAGACCAAGGCGGTCGGCTTCGGCTGGATCACCCTGCGCCGCACCGACAGCGACCGGCCGTCCATCGTGGCGGAGGAGTGGCCGCACCCCGTCGAGCAGCCGCTCGGCGACACCGTGCGGGCGCACTTCGAGCGGCAGGACTATCTGCGCGAGCACGACGACGCGGCGCTGCTCGCCGACCGGTTCCGCCTCGCCGACGAGGTGGTGCAGGAGCAGGTGGGGCTGCCGGGCGCCGACGACCCGGAGCATGTGGTGCTCCGTCAGAACCGCGGCATGCGCCGGGCCACCAAGGTCGACACGGTGGGCGCCGGTTTCGCCGGCGTCTGTGACGGCGAGCTGTCGGCGGGCCGGATTCTGGACGCGATCGCCCAGTTGATCGACGAGGACCCGGTGCTGCTGCGCGACCGTACACCGGAGTCCATCCGACTCCTGGTGGACCAGGGCTTCCTGGAGCCGGTGGCCGAGTAG
- a CDS encoding DEAD/DEAH box helicase yields MAFNHLPAAMHDALGPLSATPVTHSVPMARNHRPRTPADSTGERPDPGTVLDRLATGAGRAARITHTEHLPPRAGRHAVWPHLIRPEVINAIQSAGVEHPWAHQATAAEHALNGESVVIATGTASGKSLAYLAPVLSTLLDGSEAPNGRGATALYLAPTKALAADQRRSVKALAAPLGNAIRPAVYDGDTPVEEREWVRQYANYVLTNPDMLHLGILPSHPRWSSFLRSLRYVVIDECHTYRGVFGSHVAQVLRRLRRLCARYGADPVFLLASATAAEPAVAAGRLTGLPVVEVADDASPRGELVFALWEPPLTDLPGEKGAPVRRTAIAETADLLTDLAVQGVRTVAFVRSRRGAELISVIAQERLYEVDRTLARRVAAYRGGYLPEERRALEQALHSGELLGLAATTALELGIDVSGLDAVLIAGYPGTRASLWQQAGRAGRSGEGALAVLIARDDPLDTYLVHHPEALFQQPVESTVLDPDNPYVLAPHLCAAAAELPLTEADLELFGPASPDLMPQLERAGLLRRRSNGWFWTRRERAADLTDIRGGGGRPVQVVEASTGRLLGTVDASAAHTAVHDGAVHLHQGRTYLVKHLDLEDSAALVEEASPPYSTVARDTTSISVLATDTEIPWGAGRLCYGSVEVTNQVVSFLRRKLITGEVLGETKLDLPPRTLRTKAVWWTVTEDQLDAARVNPEILGGALHAAEHASIGMLPLFATCDRWDIGGVSIPLHPDTLLPTVFVYDGNPGGAGFAERAFHTAARWLTATREAIASCECEAGCPSCIQSPKCGNGNDPLHKRGAVRLLTELLRGAPSDPGAAPPGP; encoded by the coding sequence ATGGCATTCAATCACTTACCAGCAGCCATGCACGACGCCTTGGGACCATTGTCCGCTACGCCAGTGACACACTCGGTGCCGATGGCCAGGAATCACCGCCCCAGAACACCCGCCGACAGCACGGGTGAACGACCCGACCCCGGCACGGTCCTCGACCGACTCGCCACGGGGGCAGGCCGGGCTGCGCGCATCACTCATACGGAGCACTTGCCCCCGCGCGCGGGCCGTCATGCAGTCTGGCCGCACCTCATCCGCCCGGAAGTGATCAACGCCATCCAGAGCGCCGGCGTGGAGCATCCCTGGGCCCACCAGGCCACCGCCGCCGAGCACGCCCTCAACGGCGAGTCGGTGGTGATCGCCACCGGCACCGCCTCCGGCAAGTCGCTGGCCTACCTGGCGCCCGTCCTCAGCACCCTCCTGGACGGCTCCGAGGCCCCGAACGGCCGCGGCGCGACCGCGCTCTACCTCGCCCCGACCAAGGCCCTGGCGGCCGACCAGCGCCGCTCGGTGAAGGCCCTCGCGGCCCCCTTGGGCAACGCGATCCGGCCCGCCGTATACGACGGCGACACCCCGGTCGAGGAACGCGAGTGGGTGCGCCAGTACGCCAACTACGTCCTCACCAATCCGGACATGCTGCACCTGGGCATCCTGCCCTCCCACCCCAGGTGGTCCTCCTTCCTGCGCTCCCTGCGCTATGTCGTCATCGACGAGTGCCACACCTACCGGGGCGTCTTCGGCTCCCACGTCGCCCAGGTCCTTCGCCGGCTGCGCCGCCTGTGCGCCCGTTACGGCGCCGACCCGGTCTTCCTGCTCGCCTCGGCGACGGCCGCCGAGCCCGCGGTCGCCGCGGGACGCCTGACCGGCCTGCCCGTCGTCGAGGTCGCCGACGACGCCTCCCCGCGCGGCGAACTCGTCTTCGCCCTGTGGGAGCCCCCACTCACCGACCTGCCCGGCGAGAAGGGCGCCCCGGTGCGCCGCACCGCCATCGCCGAGACCGCCGACCTCCTCACCGATCTGGCCGTGCAGGGCGTCCGCACGGTCGCCTTCGTCCGCTCCCGGCGCGGCGCCGAGCTGATCTCGGTCATCGCCCAGGAGCGCCTGTACGAGGTCGACCGGACCCTCGCCCGGCGTGTCGCCGCCTACCGGGGCGGCTACCTGCCCGAAGAACGCCGCGCCCTGGAGCAGGCCCTGCACTCCGGCGAGCTCCTGGGCCTCGCCGCCACCACCGCCCTGGAACTCGGCATCGACGTCTCGGGCCTCGACGCCGTCCTGATCGCGGGCTATCCGGGCACCCGCGCCTCGCTGTGGCAGCAGGCCGGCCGGGCCGGCCGCTCGGGCGAGGGCGCCCTCGCCGTCCTGATCGCCCGCGACGACCCGCTGGACACCTACCTCGTCCACCACCCCGAGGCGCTGTTCCAGCAGCCCGTCGAGTCCACCGTGCTCGACCCGGACAATCCGTACGTCCTGGCCCCCCATCTCTGCGCGGCGGCCGCCGAACTGCCGCTCACCGAGGCCGACCTGGAGCTTTTCGGGCCCGCGAGCCCCGACCTCATGCCGCAACTGGAGCGGGCCGGGCTGCTCCGGCGCCGCAGCAACGGATGGTTCTGGACCCGGCGCGAGCGGGCCGCCGACCTCACCGACATCCGGGGCGGTGGCGGCCGCCCGGTCCAGGTCGTCGAGGCCTCGACGGGACGGCTGCTCGGCACGGTCGACGCGTCCGCCGCCCACACCGCCGTCCACGACGGCGCCGTCCACCTCCACCAGGGCCGTACGTACCTGGTGAAGCACCTGGACCTGGAGGACTCCGCCGCCCTCGTCGAGGAGGCCAGCCCGCCTTATTCGACCGTCGCCAGGGACACCACCTCCATCTCCGTACTGGCCACCGACACCGAGATCCCGTGGGGAGCCGGCCGCCTCTGCTACGGCTCCGTCGAGGTCACCAACCAGGTCGTCTCCTTCCTGCGCCGCAAACTGATCACCGGCGAGGTGCTCGGCGAGACCAAGCTGGACCTGCCGCCCCGCACCCTGCGCACCAAGGCCGTGTGGTGGACGGTCACCGAGGACCAGCTCGACGCCGCCCGCGTCAACCCGGAGATCCTCGGCGGCGCCCTGCACGCCGCCGAACACGCCTCCATCGGGATGCTCCCGCTCTTCGCCACCTGCGACCGCTGGGACATCGGCGGCGTCTCCATCCCGCTGCACCCGGACACCCTGCTGCCGACGGTCTTCGTGTACGACGGGAACCCCGGCGGCGCCGGATTCGCCGAGCGCGCCTTCCACACCGCCGCACGCTGGCTGACCGCGACCCGCGAGGCGATCGCGTCCTGCGAGTGCGAGGCCGGCTGCCCGTCCTGCATCCAGTCACCCAAGTGCGGCAACGGCAACGACCCCCTGCACAAGCGGGGCGCCGTCCGCCTCCTCACGGAACTGCTGCGGGGCGCCCCGTCGGACCCGGGGGCGGCCCCGCCCGGGCCCTGA